The Blattabacterium sp. DPU genome includes a window with the following:
- the folK gene encoding 2-amino-4-hydroxy-6-hydroxymethyldihydropteridine diphosphokinase: MKEHNVFLLQGSNKEDKKNFLDKSLILISQKIGKIVKISSYFESEAWNMKNSSIFYNRILHIKTNYSPVDLLKHILNLEYLIGRKRNFCKKEYQNREIDIDILFYDHIIIRSLILTIPHPLLHLRRFVLEPMCEIAPNKNHPIFNLTILEILGLCMDKLYVKKIF; the protein is encoded by the coding sequence TTGAAAGAACATAATGTATTCTTATTGCAAGGAAGTAACAAAGAAGATAAAAAAAATTTTTTGGATAAATCTTTGATTTTAATATCTCAAAAGATAGGTAAGATTGTTAAAATTTCATCATATTTTGAAAGCGAAGCATGGAATATGAAAAATTCGTCTATTTTTTATAATAGGATCTTACATATAAAAACAAATTATTCTCCTGTGGATCTTTTAAAACATATTTTGAATTTAGAATACCTCATAGGAAGAAAAAGAAATTTTTGTAAGAAAGAATATCAAAATAGAGAAATAGATATAGATATTTTATTTTACGATCATATCATCATACGTAGTTTAATTTTGACAATTCCACATCCATTATTACATTTACGTAGATTTGTTTTAGAACCTATGTGTGAAATAGCTCCAAACAAGAATCATCCAATATTTAATTTAACCATATTAGAAATATTAGGATTATGTATGGATAAATTATATGTAAAAAAAATTTTTTAG
- a CDS encoding rod shape-determining protein, with protein sequence MGLVVDFMKNLFTQEIAIDLGTANTLIMHQNKVIVDLPSIIAIDVRTKKVLAVGEEAKQMQGKTHENIKIYKPLKDGVIADYQVAELMIKEFIKKVPGVNNKFFTPSLTMVICIPSGITEVEKRAVKDSAQHLNAKEVYLIEEPMAAAIGSGISVTKAEGNMIIDIGGGTTECGVIALGGIVCQKSIKIAGDVFTNDIAYFLRSKYNLYIGERTAEKIKIDIGAAMESIETPPEDIHIQGRDLPTGKPKEMNLSYKETIPALDKSILRIEDAVMETLSRTPPELAADIYKTGIYMAGGGSLLRGLDQRISNKTGLSVSLVEDPLRAVVKGTGVALKNIDKFTFLMK encoded by the coding sequence ATGGGATTAGTAGTAGATTTTATGAAGAATCTTTTCACCCAAGAAATAGCTATAGATTTGGGAACGGCAAATACGCTGATTATGCATCAAAATAAGGTAATAGTAGATTTACCTTCAATAATCGCAATAGATGTAAGAACAAAAAAAGTATTAGCTGTAGGAGAGGAAGCTAAGCAAATGCAAGGAAAAACACATGAAAATATTAAAATATATAAACCATTGAAAGATGGAGTTATTGCTGATTATCAAGTTGCAGAACTTATGATCAAAGAATTTATTAAAAAAGTTCCAGGTGTCAATAACAAATTTTTTACTCCATCATTAACGATGGTTATTTGCATTCCATCTGGAATAACTGAAGTAGAAAAAAGAGCAGTGAAAGATTCTGCACAACATCTTAATGCTAAAGAAGTTTATCTTATTGAAGAACCTATGGCAGCTGCTATTGGTTCAGGTATTTCTGTAACTAAAGCAGAAGGAAATATGATTATTGATATAGGAGGTGGAACAACAGAATGCGGAGTAATAGCTTTAGGTGGAATAGTATGTCAAAAATCTATAAAAATAGCAGGAGATGTTTTTACTAATGATATAGCTTATTTCCTTCGTTCTAAGTATAATCTATATATTGGAGAAAGAACTGCAGAAAAAATAAAAATAGATATAGGAGCGGCTATGGAATCCATAGAAACACCTCCAGAGGATATTCACATACAAGGAAGAGATCTTCCGACAGGAAAACCAAAAGAAATGAATCTTTCTTATAAAGAAACGATTCCTGCTTTAGATAAATCTATTTTACGAATAGAAGATGCTGTGATGGAAACACTTTCTAGAACTCCTCCAGAACTTGCAGCAGACATTTATAAAACAGGAATATATATGGCTGGAGGAGGATCTCTTTTAAGAGGTTTAGATCAAAGAATATCTAATAAAACGGGTCTTTCTGTTTCTTTAGTAGAGGATCCTCTAAGAGCTGTAGTAAAAGGAACAGGTGTTGCGTTAAAAAATATTGATAAATTTACATTTTTAATGAAATAG
- the mreC gene encoding rod shape-determining protein MreC, protein MREFFNFFLKCRFFIFFFLLESVAIFLSFSDSKIHQYIYAGSSNFMIGKIYESIYKLRSYFLLEIENKKLIDENKRLREDLISSKIRKISRDFKEENINYLQEYVFTPVQIINNSIYEQENYITINKGSIDGIKPDMGIILSDGIAGIIIKTSPHFSIAISLLNSQIKVNARLKKNKYFGTLSWDGLDHEYVILYDIPRHSTIHKGDIVETDGKSATFPEGIPIGRVHSYKFDEEHANYIIKVKLMANFSTIENAYVVKNLLKKEWNEVQLYKVENKQ, encoded by the coding sequence ATGCGTGAATTTTTTAATTTTTTTTTGAAATGTCGTTTTTTTATTTTCTTTTTTTTACTAGAATCCGTAGCTATTTTTCTTTCTTTTTCAGATTCAAAAATTCATCAATATATTTATGCTGGTTCTTCCAATTTTATGATTGGAAAAATTTATGAAAGTATCTATAAGCTACGTAGTTATTTTTTATTAGAAATTGAAAATAAAAAACTTATAGATGAAAATAAAAGATTACGTGAGGATCTCATTTCTTCTAAAATTAGAAAAATATCTAGAGATTTTAAAGAAGAAAACATTAATTATTTACAAGAATATGTTTTTACTCCAGTACAAATTATTAATAATAGTATTTACGAACAGGAAAATTATATAACTATTAATAAAGGAAGTATAGACGGAATAAAACCAGACATGGGAATTATATTATCTGATGGAATCGCAGGAATTATTATAAAAACGTCTCCCCACTTTAGTATAGCAATTTCTCTTTTAAATTCCCAAATTAAAGTTAATGCTAGACTAAAAAAAAATAAATATTTTGGAACTTTAAGCTGGGATGGCTTAGATCATGAATATGTCATTTTATATGATATACCCAGACATTCCACTATACATAAAGGAGATATTGTAGAAACAGACGGAAAATCTGCTACTTTTCCTGAAGGAATACCAATTGGAAGAGTTCATTCCTATAAATTTGATGAAGAACATGCTAATTATATTATAAAAGTGAAACTTATGGCTAATTTTTCTACCATAGAAAATGCTTATGTTGTAAAAAATTTATTAAAAAAAGAATGGAATGAGGTTCAACTTTATAAAGTTGAAAATAAGCAATGA
- the mrdA gene encoding penicillin-binding protein 2 has protein sequence MKNLYKFYILLSFVGLILVIRLFYIQIYTEKYILNAFNTSIKQEIIIPERGSIFDRNDNLLVFNKSIYELIVIPILIDEHFNVVEFCNLVGINENTFSKNLEKAKAYSKYLPSVFLPFISKEKFATIQEKLYKYKGFDWTKRSLRDYKVDSSANVLGYIGEVTQKDIKKESNYYQMGDFIGWAGVEKSYEKILRGKKGVKYWVRDRKGCIIGSYNNSKNNVKAISGNDISLTIDWNLQNYVEQLMYKKKGGIVAINPKNGEILSLVSSPINNPNLFVGINRSKEFKKLMKDTIDNPLFDRTTQARYPPASPFKLLTELAGLQMGVVDTNTTFICYKGFRYGRKRIHCHSGIHGLPIGIETAVAVSCNNYFAQVYKRVIEKYPKNLTKGLNEWCDIIKSFGFGNYLYNDLATGEKGVIPSGDYYNKKYGNTKWNAITIISNSIGQGEINVTPIQLANMVCAIANRGFFYTPHIVKRINHKPISNPNYTVAKYTKVKSKYFDFIINGMEKVFIIGTGRSFKSSDIRMAGKTGTAQNFIKMNQKIISLPDHSIFILFAPVEDPKIAISVIIENGGFGSRWAGPIASLIAEKYIKNNVSRKSLEKKIMTSGLQKVYNTIAKMKKFNILNNSYTKNNIAKKK, from the coding sequence TTGAAAAACTTATATAAGTTTTATATATTATTGAGTTTTGTAGGTCTAATTTTGGTAATTAGATTATTTTATATACAAATATATACAGAAAAGTATATTCTGAATGCTTTTAATACTTCTATAAAACAGGAAATTATTATTCCTGAAAGAGGATCCATTTTTGATAGAAATGATAATCTATTAGTATTTAATAAATCTATTTACGAATTAATTGTTATTCCTATTCTTATAGATGAACATTTTAATGTTGTAGAATTTTGCAATCTTGTAGGAATTAATGAAAATACTTTTTCTAAAAATTTAGAAAAAGCAAAAGCTTATTCTAAATATTTACCATCTGTTTTTTTACCTTTTATTTCAAAGGAAAAATTTGCGACTATACAAGAAAAACTTTATAAATATAAAGGTTTTGATTGGACAAAACGTTCTCTTAGAGATTATAAGGTAGATAGTTCGGCTAATGTTTTAGGATACATAGGAGAAGTCACTCAAAAAGATATTAAAAAGGAATCTAATTATTATCAAATGGGAGATTTTATCGGTTGGGCTGGAGTAGAAAAGTCTTATGAAAAAATATTAAGAGGAAAAAAAGGAGTTAAATATTGGGTAAGAGATAGAAAAGGATGTATTATAGGAAGTTATAATAATAGTAAAAATAATGTAAAAGCTATAAGTGGAAATGATATTTCTTTAACTATAGATTGGAATTTACAAAATTATGTAGAACAACTTATGTATAAAAAAAAGGGAGGAATAGTTGCTATAAATCCAAAAAATGGAGAGATTTTATCTTTAGTATCTAGTCCTATTAATAATCCCAATTTATTTGTAGGAATAAATCGTTCTAAGGAATTTAAAAAATTAATGAAAGATACAATAGATAATCCTTTATTTGATAGGACAACACAAGCTCGTTATCCTCCAGCTTCTCCATTTAAATTGCTAACTGAATTAGCGGGTCTTCAAATGGGAGTAGTAGATACTAATACTACTTTTATATGTTATAAAGGATTTAGATATGGAAGAAAAAGAATTCATTGTCATTCTGGTATACATGGATTACCTATAGGAATAGAAACTGCTGTTGCCGTTTCTTGTAATAATTATTTTGCACAAGTTTATAAACGTGTTATAGAAAAATATCCTAAAAATTTGACAAAAGGATTGAATGAATGGTGTGATATTATAAAAAGTTTTGGCTTTGGAAATTATTTATATAACGATTTAGCTACAGGAGAAAAAGGAGTTATTCCTTCTGGAGATTATTATAATAAAAAATATGGAAATACAAAATGGAATGCCATTACTATTATTTCTAATAGTATTGGTCAAGGTGAAATAAATGTTACTCCTATACAATTAGCTAATATGGTTTGTGCTATAGCAAATAGAGGATTTTTCTATACTCCACATATAGTAAAACGAATTAATCATAAACCGATATCTAATCCTAATTATACTGTAGCTAAATATACAAAAGTTAAAAGTAAATATTTTGATTTCATTATTAATGGTATGGAAAAAGTTTTCATTATTGGAACTGGAAGAAGTTTTAAATCATCTGACATTAGAATGGCTGGAAAAACAGGAACGGCTCAAAATTTCATTAAAATGAATCAGAAAATAATTTCTTTACCCGATCATTCTATTTTTATATTGTTTGCTCCAGTAGAAGATCCTAAAATTGCTATTTCTGTTATAATAGAAAATGGAGGTTTTGGATCTCGTTGGGCGGGACCTATTGCTAGTCTTATTGCAGAAAAGTATATAAAAAATAATGTAAGTAGAAAAAGTCTTGAAAAAAAAATTATGACTTCAGGACTACAAAAAGTGTATAATACAATAGCAAAAATGAAAAAATTTAATATTTTAAACAATTCTTATACAAAAAATAATATTGCTAAAAAGAAATAA
- the rodA gene encoding rod shape-determining protein RodA, producing MLKRNKILFRNIDWGVVVIYMIMIFFGCMNLSSVSTEKAEKQLIWILLSFIFIFVIFLFKPIHYKHITPFLFLFTLFLLIGVFFFGKNINGAKSWYVFGSISFQPSELAKISTSLMIAHIMSQEDIKNNNKALLHISIILVLPAFLIFLQPDPGSSIVFSSFLLTLYREGLSIYFILYSLFYVLLFVISLNLSPWIVVSLLFIFFVLFYFLKKRTSFFDLFFYIFLFISFSLFSIFSPFFFQKFLKQHHKDRINILFQNEFDRKYRDNVGYNLLYSKTAIGSGKFFGKGYKKGTVTKGKFVPEQHTDYIFCTIGEEWGFVGSIIFILFYLLFISRIYFLSERQKDIFGRIFGYSVGNILFIHLIINLGMVMGLFPTIGIVLPFFSYGGSSLWSFTILLFIFIRIDASDQTSLI from the coding sequence TTGCTAAAAAGAAATAAAATATTGTTCAGAAACATAGATTGGGGAGTTGTTGTCATTTACATGATTATGATTTTTTTTGGATGTATGAATTTATCTTCCGTTTCTACTGAAAAAGCAGAAAAACAATTAATATGGATATTATTAAGTTTTATTTTCATATTTGTTATATTTTTATTTAAACCTATTCATTATAAACATATAACTCCATTTTTATTTTTATTTACGTTGTTTCTTTTAATTGGAGTATTTTTTTTTGGAAAAAATATAAATGGAGCAAAATCTTGGTATGTTTTTGGCTCTATTAGTTTTCAACCATCTGAGTTAGCTAAAATATCAACATCTTTAATGATAGCTCATATTATGAGTCAAGAAGATATCAAGAATAATAATAAAGCATTATTACATATATCTATTATATTAGTGTTGCCTGCTTTTTTAATATTTTTGCAACCTGATCCTGGTTCTTCTATAGTTTTTTCTTCTTTTCTTCTTACATTATATAGAGAAGGATTATCTATTTATTTTATACTTTATTCTTTATTTTATGTTCTTTTATTTGTAATTTCGTTGAATTTATCTCCTTGGATTGTAGTTTCACTTTTATTTATTTTTTTCGTTTTATTTTATTTTTTAAAAAAAAGAACATCATTTTTCGATTTATTTTTTTATATATTTTTATTTATTAGTTTTTCACTTTTTTCTATTTTTTCTCCATTTTTTTTTCAAAAATTTTTAAAACAACATCATAAAGATAGAATCAATATTTTATTTCAAAACGAATTTGACAGAAAATATAGAGATAACGTAGGATATAATTTATTATATTCTAAAACAGCTATTGGTTCAGGAAAATTTTTTGGAAAAGGATATAAAAAAGGAACTGTAACAAAAGGAAAATTTGTTCCTGAACAACATACTGATTATATTTTTTGTACAATAGGAGAGGAATGGGGTTTTGTAGGAAGTATAATTTTTATTCTATTTTATTTATTATTTATTAGTCGTATTTATTTTTTATCTGAAAGACAAAAAGATATTTTTGGTAGAATTTTTGGATATTCGGTTGGAAATATTCTTTTTATTCATCTAATTATTAATTTAGGAATGGTTATGGGCCTTTTTCCAACAATAGGAATTGTTTTACCTTTTTTTAGTTATGGAGGATCATCTCTTTGGTCTTTTACTATTTTATTATTTATCTTTATAAGAATAGATGCATCAGATCAAACTAGTTTGATCTGA
- the lnt gene encoding apolipoprotein N-acyltransferase: protein MLGLGWPTDGDPIYLFMAFVPLLYIENYLNSSLFYIFLFSFITFLTWNAISTWWLSYARRTNGTFALEAYLIPILLNALFMSVVFSFYSCIKKHVKNKRIGYVFLISLWISFEKMHLEWELSWPWLNLGNGFANRTEWIQWYEYTGILGGSIWIWIVNIGFTESIIKYKKDKNILSFYNRIFFNIGIIFFMIFVSNLIYTKYKKNQYDRTANVLILQPNIDPYHQKYCISTNELVSKLKRLIDRKISKESMIIIAPETMFTEKIQIKNISKNKIVSSFKDYLKKKSPNTVFITGVELISLYQKNISKTSIPILLKKMKNIQWIDIFNSVIQIGTNKNIEFHHKSKLVPAVETFPYKKIFSPILGNILLNFGGTVIELGKENHPSVFQHPYLGIKIAPIICYESVFGEYVSNFFRKKNVELLAIITNDGWWGFSQGHKQHMYYARIRAIENRKYVARSANTGISCFIDEKGEIISSIPYGKEGFLYKKIHLNKKKTFYIKYGDFLYKICLLTMIIILLYTIICNIYKI, encoded by the coding sequence TTGTTGGGATTAGGATGGCCTACTGATGGAGATCCCATATATTTATTTATGGCTTTTGTTCCTTTATTGTATATAGAAAATTATTTGAATTCTTCTCTATTTTATATTTTTTTATTTTCTTTTATTACTTTTTTAACATGGAATGCTATTTCTACATGGTGGTTATCTTATGCAAGAAGAACTAATGGTACTTTTGCATTAGAAGCTTATTTAATTCCTATATTATTGAATGCTCTTTTTATGTCAGTTGTTTTTTCTTTTTATTCATGTATTAAAAAACATGTAAAAAATAAAAGAATAGGATATGTATTTCTGATTAGTCTATGGATTTCATTCGAAAAAATGCATTTAGAGTGGGAATTATCTTGGCCATGGTTAAACTTAGGAAATGGATTCGCTAATCGGACAGAATGGATTCAATGGTATGAATACACAGGTATTTTAGGAGGTTCTATATGGATATGGATCGTTAATATTGGTTTTACAGAATCTATTATTAAGTATAAAAAAGATAAAAATATTTTATCATTCTACAATAGAATATTTTTTAATATAGGAATAATTTTTTTTATGATTTTTGTTTCAAACCTCATATACACAAAATATAAAAAAAATCAATATGATCGTACTGCAAATGTATTAATTTTACAACCTAACATTGATCCATATCATCAAAAATATTGTATTTCAACTAATGAATTAGTTTCAAAATTAAAAAGATTAATAGATCGAAAAATATCTAAAGAATCTATGATAATCATAGCTCCAGAAACCATGTTTACAGAAAAAATACAAATAAAAAATATAAGTAAAAATAAAATCGTTTCTTCATTCAAAGATTACTTGAAAAAAAAATCTCCAAATACAGTGTTTATAACGGGAGTAGAATTAATATCTTTATATCAAAAAAATATAAGTAAAACTTCCATTCCCATTTTATTGAAAAAAATGAAAAATATACAATGGATAGATATTTTTAATTCAGTAATTCAAATAGGAACAAATAAAAATATTGAATTTCATCATAAATCTAAACTAGTTCCAGCAGTTGAAACTTTTCCTTATAAAAAAATATTTTCACCTATATTAGGAAATATATTACTTAATTTTGGAGGAACTGTAATAGAACTGGGAAAAGAAAATCATCCTTCTGTTTTTCAACATCCTTATTTAGGAATAAAAATAGCCCCTATTATTTGTTATGAATCCGTTTTTGGAGAATATGTTTCTAATTTTTTTAGAAAAAAAAATGTAGAATTACTGGCTATTATTACTAATGATGGATGGTGGGGTTTTTCTCAAGGACATAAACAACATATGTATTATGCGAGAATCAGAGCGATTGAAAATCGAAAATATGTAGCTAGATCTGCAAATACAGGTATTTCTTGTTTTATTGATGAAAAAGGAGAAATTATATCATCTATTCCTTATGGAAAGGAAGGTTTTTTATATAAAAAAATACATCTCAATAAAAAGAAAACTTTTTATATAAAATATGGAGATTTTCTTTATAAAATTTGTTTATTGACAATGATTATAATTTTATTATATACTATCATATGTAATATATATAAAATATGA